In Ferrigenium kumadai, the DNA window TACTGTCCGAACGGCGTGCAGGTGGAGGGGCGCGCGGATGTGCGGCGCATCGCCACGGCGGTCAGCGCTTCGCAGCAGGTGCTGGACGAGGCGATCGCATGGGGCGCGGATGCGATCCTGGTGCACCACGGCTATTTCTGGCGCAGCGAGGATTCCGCGATCACCGGCATCAAGAAGCGGCGCATCGCACGCCTGCTGAAAGAGGACGTGAGTCTGTTGGCCTACCATCTGCCGCTCGATGCGCATCCGGAGCTGGGCAACAACGCGCGGCTCGGCAAGCTGCTGGGGCTGGTGGAACAGGGGCGGTTCGGCGACCAGGGCATCGCTCGCGTCGGCAGCCTCGAACATTCCCAGACGCTCACCCAGTTCGTGCAGCAGGTCGAGCATGGCTTGCAGCGCACCCCACAGGTGATCGGCGATATGTCCAAACGCATCTCCGCGGTGGCGTGGTGCAGCGGCGGGGCTCAAGGCTATTTCGAGGCGGCCATCGCACAGGGTGTGGATGCCTATATCACTGGAGAGATTTCCGAGCAGAACTTCCATCTGGCGCAGGAAAGCGGCGTGGCCTTCATCGCCGCAGGGCACCATGCCACCGAGCGCTACGGCATCCAGGCGTTGGGCGAGCATCTGGCGGCACACTTCGATCTGACCCATCGCTTCATCGATCAAGCCAATCCGGTGTAGTCGAGGCTATAACCCGTTGCATTAAATGGTCTTTCCGGCTGTAATGCTTGCCGCAGCCAATTTAGCTATGTAGTATTCGTGGCTGGCATCAAGGGACCACCAAAAAAACATATATCAGGTTCTTAAGGTTTAGTTGGGGAGCTGAACCTTTACTTGCCCTGGTTCCCGTAATCCCGGGGCCTCCACTTGTTGGGGCAAGCTGTGCTTTTCCACCCTTAGGTAGCAACGAAAACTGGCAAATGCCTTTTGCCGGGGGTCGTTTTTATTTATAGAAAATAACGCGTTATAAAGAAGGGATGAGAGGTTATGACTGAGCATGTTGATCGCAGCAAGCGGCGTCTATTGATCGCTGCTACCACGGCGGCGGGCGGCGTTGCCGCGGCAGGAGCTGGCGCGCCATTCGTATTGAGTTTGATGCCCAGCGAGCGCGCCAAGGCCGCAGGCGCCCCGGTTGAGGTGGACGTAAGCACCATCCCGCCCGGCATGATGATAAGCGTCGAGTGGCAGGGCAAGCCGGTGTGGATCGTGCACCGCACCCAGGAAATGCTCGATATGCTGGCCAAGCACGATGACGAGCTGGCCGATCCGGGATCTGCCGTCCCGCAACAACCCGCTTACTGCAATAACAAATACCGTTCGATCAAACCCGAATACCTGGTCGTGCTCGGCATCTGCACCCACCTGGGCTGCTCGCCGACCTACCGTCCGGAAGTCGCTCCGGTCGATCTGGGCGAGAAATGGGCGGGCGGCTGGTTCTGCCCATGCCACGGTTCGCGTTTCGATCTGGCGGCTCGCGTCTACAAGGGCGTGCCTGCTCCGACCAACCTGATCGTCCCCCCCCACAAATACCTCAGTGACGGCCGACTCCTGGTCGGCGACGACAGCAAGGAGGCTGCATAATGAAAACGTTGCCTGGCAAATTGGTCAACTGGATCGACGAGCGTTTCCCGCTGACCGCGACCTGGAAGGCGCATGTTTCCGAATACTATGCGCCGAAGAACTTCAACTTCTGGTATTTCTTCGGTTCCCTGGCGCTGCTGGTACTGGTGATCCAGATCGTCAGCGGCATCTTCCTGACCATGAACTACAAGCCGGATGCGCTGTTCGCCTTTGCCTCCGTCGAGTACATCATGCGCGACGTGCAATGGGGCTGGCTGCTGCGCTATATCCATTCCACCGGCGCCTCGATGTTCTTCGTGGTGGTCTACCTGCACATGTTCCGCGGCCTGATGTACGGTTCCTACCGCAAACCGCGTGAACTGCTGTGGATCATCGGCATGATCATCTATCTGGCACTGATGGGCGAGGCGTTCATGGGCTATTTGTTGCCATGGGGCCAGATGTCGTTCTGGGGTGCACAGGTGATCGTGAACCTGTTCTCTTCCGTGCCTTTTGTCGGTCCGGACCTGTCCATCCTGATCCGCGGCGACTTCGTGGTTTCCGACACGACGCTGAACCGCTTCTTCGCGCTGCACGTCATCGCGATCCCGCTGATCCTGGTGCTGATCGTGGTTGCGCACCTGGTGGCCTTGCATGAAGTCGGCTCGAACAACCCTGACGGCATCGAGATCAAGAAGCACAAGGATGCCAACGGCAAGCCGCTGGACGGCATCCCGTTCCACCCGTACTACACCGTCAAGGACGGCGTGGGCGTGGTGGGCTTCCTCATCATCTTCTGCGCGATCATCTTCTTTGCGCCGGACATGGGCGGCTATTTCCTGGAGTACAACAACTTCGTGCCGGCCAACCCGATGAAGACCCCTGTGCATATCGCGCCCGTATGGTATTTCACTCCGTACTACGCGATCCTGCGTGCAGTGCCCCCGATGTTCGGTTCGCAGTTCCCGGGCGTGGTGGCGATGGGTGTGGCAACGGTGATCTTCTTCTTCCTGCCGTGGCTGGATCGCGGCAAGGTCAAGTCGATCCGTTACCGCGGTCCGATCTACAAAACTTTCTTGACGCTGTTCGTGATCAGCTTCATCGGCCTCGGCTATCTGGGCTTGATGCCGGCTACGCCGACCTACACCCTCATCTCCCGGGTGCTGGCTGTGGTCTATTTCGCCTTCTTCTTCCTGATGCCTTGGTACACCAAGATCGACAAGACGAAGCCCGAGCCAAGTCGTGTGACGTTCAAATAGAACAATTGAGAAAGGTTCGTTGACATGAATGCAATCAAGAAACTATGGATGCTGGCGCTGTTGCTGCCGGCGATGGCGATCGCCAACCCGGCCGAAGAACACCTGGACAAGGCGCCGGTCGACCTGAAGGACAAGGTCTCGCTGCAACGCGGCGCAAAGCTGTTCACCTCCTACTGTCTGAGCTGCCACAGTGCTTCCTACATGCGGTACAACCGCCTGCGGGACATCGGTATGACCGAAGAGCAGATCAAGAAGGAGATCGTGTTGCCGGAAGGCGTCAAGCTCGGTTCGACCATGCCGGCGGCGATGGACAAGGAAGCCGCCAAACAGGTGTATGGCGTGGCGCCACCCGACCTCAGCGTGATCTCCCGCTCGCGCAGCCCGGACTGGCTCTACACCTACCTGCGCAGCTTCTATGTGGACAGCTCCCGTCCGAGCGGCTGGAACAACGCGATCTTCCCGAACGTGGGGATGCCGCATGTGCTGGCCGATATGCAGGGCGAACAGGAACTGCGCATCGAGAAATACGAGGGAGCTGAGGTCAAGAAGGTGTCGCTGGTCAAGCCGGGCTCGATGAAGCCCGCGGAGTACGATGCGGCGGTCGCCGACTTGGTGAATTACCTGGTGTTCATGGGAGAACCCGCCAAACTGGTGCGTTATGACCTCGGCCTGATCGTGCTGGGCTTCCTGTTCGTCCTCTTCGTGCTGGTCTTTGCACTGAAGCGGGAATACTGGAAGGACATCCACTAAGGTTGAATTACCCCATTCGTTTGTGGTAGTTTCGCACCTGTTTGATTGAGTGCCATCATGGCGGAGCCGTCGGCTCCGCCTTTTGGTTTTTTGTTTGCCACGTTTTTAGCAGGTTGTTTTTATGATGCGACTCTATTCGGGCACCACGTGCCCATATTCCCACCGCTGCCGTATCGTCTTGTACGAAAAGGGCATGGACTTCGAAGTGATCGATGTCGACCTCATGGGGCGGGCCGAAGATATCGCGGTGATCAACCCGTACAACAAGGTGCCGGTGCTGGTCGAGCGCGACCTGATCCTGTTCGAGGCCAACATCATCAATGAATACATCGATGAACGCTTCCCGCATCCGCAACTGATGCCGCCCGATCCCGTCATGCGTGGCCGTGCGCGCCTGTTCCTGCACCGTTTCGAACAGGAACTGTACAGCCAGGTGGACATCATCGAGCAGAACGGCAAGGGCGCCGACAAGGCGCGCGCCGCGATTCGCGACAACCTGACCCAGATCGCGCAGATCCTGACCAAGCAGAAGTTCCTGCTGGGTGATGAGTTCTCCATGCTGGATGTGGCCATCGCACCGCTGCTGTGGCGCCTCGACCACTATGGCATCCAGATGGGCAAGGAAGCCGCGCCGCTGATGAAATACGCGGAACGCCTGTTCTCGCGCCAGGGCTTCATCGACGCGCTGACTCCCTCCGAAAGGGCGATGCGCAAGTAATGGGCGATCTGTCGACCCGTCCATACCTGATCCGGGCGATCTACGAATGGTGCGTGGATAGCGGCCTTACGCCCTATCTCGCGGTGCGGGTCAACAGCCGCACCCATGTGCCCATGGCCTACGTGAAGGACGGTGAGATCGTGCTGAACCTCAGCGCGGGTGCGGTGCGCAACCTGGAGATGGGCAACGAGTTCATCACCTGCAACGGCCGCTTCGGCGGTACGCCGTTCGACCTGCTTGTGCCGATCGAGGCGGTCATCGGCATCTTCGCCAAGGAGACCGGGCAGGGGCTGGTGTTCCAGGGCGGCGAGCCGCCGCCTCCGGCTACGGAGAGTGATGGCGAGGATTCCAAGTCCAAGCAGCGTCCGCAACTGAGGGTCGTGAAATAGAAAAAGCCGCAGATTTCTGCGGCTTTTTTATTGCACTACTTACTGATTCACGCAGCAGGCAATGCCAGCGTCGCCTGCATCTTGCTCAAGGCCTTCTGCTCGATCTGGCGGATGCGCTCGGCCGACACGTTGAATTCGGCAGCCAGTTCGTGCAGCGTTGCGGTCTCGCCTTCGCTCAGCCAGCGCGCCTCGATGATGCGGCGGCTGCGTTCATCCAGCCCAGCCAGCGCGCCGGATAATCCGGATGTTTGCAGGCGCTCACGCTCCACCGTCTCCAGGATGCGCGACGGTTCATGCTCCTCGCTGTCGGCCAGATACTGGATAGGCGCGTAGCTGTCGTCCTCGTCGCTGCCGCTTGGTTCCAGTGCGACATCGTGGCCGGCAAAGCGCATCTCCATCTCCACTACGTCGCGTTCGCTCACGTTGAGCTGCTGGGCGATCTCGCTCACCTGTTGAGGCTTGAGCGGCTCCAGCCCCTGTTTCATGCTGCGCAGGTTGAAGAACAGCTTGCGCTGCGCCTTGGTGGTGGCGATCTTCACCATCCGCCAGTTGCGCACCACGAACTCGTGGATCTCGGCACGGATCCAGTGCAGCGCGAACGACACCAAGCGCACCCCGCGATCGGGGTCGTAGCGCTTCACAGCCTTCATCAGGCCGATGTTGCCTTCCTGGATCAGGTCGGCCTGCGGCAGGCCGTAACCAGCATAGCCGCGCGCCACGCTGACCACCACGCGCAGATGGGACAGCACGAGCTGCCGCGCAGCATTCAGGTCGCTCTCGGTCTTGAAACGCGTCGCCAAGGCGAACTCTTCTTCCTGTGACAAGACAGGGAAGCGGTTCACCGCCTGGATGTAACTCTCCAGACTGCCGACGGCAGACGGTACGGGAAATGTCATAGCAGTATTCATGGCGTTTCCTCCTTTGCGGGAATTCTAGCACTCCCGAAATAAGAGTGCCAACCGGGGGAATGGGTTCCTTAGCGCTCGATCTGCGACAGGTGGCGTGCCACGGACAGCCAGGCGCCCAGCCAGCCGAGATAGAGCGAGAACAGCAGCAGGGACAGGCTGTCGCCCGGGCTGAGCGGGTGCAGCACGAACTGGCTGGAGTAAAGCTGCGACAGCTCGCCCAGCGGCCGGTTGAGCAGCCACAGGCCGGCGCTCACGATGAGCCAGGCCGCAAGTCCGCCAAGCAATCCTTGCAACGCCCCGAAATACAGGAAGGGGCGGCGGATGAAGCCGTCGGTCGCGCCGATCAGTCGGGAGACCTCAATCTCATCCCGCTGGGTAAGTATCTGCAGGCGGATGGTGTTGAAGGTGACGGCGATCAGCGCGAGGCTGAGCAGGCTGGCGAGGATCAGTACGGCGAGGCGGCCGAACCTGAGCAGGGCCTCGAGCTTGTAGGCCCAGGCGGAATCGAGTTGCGCCTGCTCGACCTTGGGCAGCTTCGCCAGTTCGGCGCGCAAGGCATCCAGCGACTGAGCTTCGTCCGGTTTGGGCGAGACGATGAAGGCATCCGGCAGCGGGTTCCGGTCCAGCCCGCCGATCACGTCGGCCAGCCCGGTGCTGCGCTTGAGCTGCTCCAGCGCACGGTCGCGTGCGACGAATTCGACGCTGGCGACGGCAGGGTGGGAAGAGAGTCTCTGGCGGAGGGAGTCGACGTTGTCCGCCTTCGCATCCATCGCCAGGAACAGGCTGATCTGCGGTGTGCCGGAAAGCTGCTCGACCAGTCCCTGCACATTCTTCAGCAGCACATACATGCCGGCGGGGAGGCTGAGCGCGATGCCGATGACCAGGATGTTGAGCAATCCGCCCAGCTTCGAGGCGAACATGCGGCGCAGGACGCTGCGTAGCACGGCAAGGTGTTGGGTGAGTGCGTGCATCATGCCGGTCCTGAGCCTGTCGAAGTGGGTTGCAACTCCCCCTGTTTGAGCGCCAGCCGGCGTACGCCTGCATCCTGCAGCACGCTTTCGTCGTGGGTGGAGATCAGCAGCGTGACGCCGACCTGATGGAACGAGCGGAAGATGTCCATGATCTCCTGCGCATAGGCTGCGTCGAGGTTGCCGGTCGGTTCGTCGGCCAGCAGGATGGATGGCCGGTTGACGATGGCGCGTGCGATGCACAGGCGCTGTTGCTCGCCGCCGGACAATGCGATGGGATTGGCCTTCTCGCGCTTGAGGAGTCCAACCTTGTCCAGCGCGGCGCGCACACGTTTGGCGCTTTCGCGGTGATCGAAGCCGCAGATCTGCAGCGGTAGCAGCACGTTGTCGAACACGCTGCGGTCAAACAGCAGTTTGTGGTCCTGGAAGATGATGCCGAGGTTGCGGCGCAGGTAGGGCAGCGCGCCGCCCTTGAGCACGCCGACGTTCTGGTTGTTCACCAGCACGCTGCCGGAGTTGGGGCGCTCGATGGCGGCCACAAGCTTGAGCAGCGTGCTCTTGCCTGCGCCGGAGTGGCCCGTCAGGAACACCATCTCGCCTTCGGCGATGTCGAACGAGACGTTCCTCAGCGCCTCGTAGCCGCCGGGATAACGCTTGGATACCTGGTTGAAGCGGATCACGCCTCCAGCCCCAGCAAGGCGGTGACGAAGTCTTCGGCGTCGAATGGGCGCAGGTCGTCCAGTCCCTCGCCCACACCGATGAATCGCACGGGTATCGGGTGCGCCTTGGCGATCGCCGCGATGACGCCGCCCTTGGCGGTGCCGTCCAGCTTGGTCAGGATCAGGCCGGTCACGCCGAGCGCCTCGTCGAATGCCTTGACCTGGGAGAGCGCGTTCTGCCCGGTGTTCGCGTCCAGCACCAGCAGCACCTCGTGCGGCGCCTCGGGCAGCGCCTTGGCGATCACGCGCTTCACCTTCTTGATCTCTTCCATCAGGTGAGCCTGCGTGGTCAGGCGTCCGGCGGTGTCGGCCAGCACCACGTCGATCTTGCGCGCCTGCGCGGCCTGCACCGCGTCGTAGATCACCGCCGCGGCGTCTCCGCTTTGCTGCGCGATCACCGTGACGTTGTTGCGTTCGCCCCAGGTCATCAGCTGTTCGCGCGCCGCCGCGCGGAAGGTGTCGCCCGCCGCGAGCAGCACCGACAGGCCCTGTCCCTGCAGGTATTTGGCCAGTTTGCCGATGGAAGTGGTTTTGCCTGCGCCGTTGACGCCGCACATCATGATTACGTAGGGTTTGTGGGTGTCGGCCTGCAGCGGCTGTGCCAGAGGCTTGAGCAGCTTGAGCAGGCATTCGGCGAGCGCTTCCTTGAGTTGCTCGGCCTCGCTCAGGCGGCGTTCGCGCACGAGGTGGCGCAGGTCGGCGAGCAGCGCGTTGGTCGCGGTCATGCCCACGTCGGCGGTGATGAGGATGGTCTCCAGTTCCTCGTACAGGTCTTCGTCGATCTTGCCGCCGCGGCTGAACAGGTCGGTGATCTGGTTGCCGGTGCGCGCCAGGCCGGACTTGAGGCGCGCGATCCAGCCGCCGTCAGGCTTGGCTTCGGCGGTTGCGGATGAATTCTTTTTCAGGAAACTAAACATTTAGGTGAGGATGAAAATATCGCATAATGCGCGCGGCATTTTATGCCGATTACACCTTAAAGGGCTAGGGACTATGAGGATTTATCTGTTTTGCTTCGCACTGCTGCTGGGGGCCGCCGCGCAGGCCGAGGTGTTCGAGCGCACCCTGCCGAACGGCCTGAAGGTCATCGTCAAGGAGGACCACCGCGCGCCGGTGGTGGTGCAGCAGATCTGGTACAAGGTGGGCAGCATGGACGAGCGCACCGGTGTGACCGGCATCGCGCATGTGATGGAGCACCTGATGTTCAAGGGGACGGCCACCGTGCCGGCGGGCGAATTCTCGCGCCGTATCGCCGCCGCGGGCGGGCGCGAGAACGCCTTCACCAGTTACGACTACACCGCCTATTTCCAGCAGCTGCACAAGTCGAAGCTTCCGCTGGCGATGCAGCTCGAGTCCGACCGTATGCGCAACCTGAGCCTGTCCGCCGGCGAATTCGGCAAGGAGGTCAAGGTGGTGATGGAAGAGCGCCGCCTGCGCACCGACGACGAGGCTCATGCGCTGCTGCAGGAAACGATGATGGCGACGATCTATGAAGAGCACCCCTACCATCATCCGGTGATCGGCTGGATGAACGACCTGGAGTTGCTCACCGTGGGCGACGCCAAGGCGTGGTATGACCGCTGGTATGCGCCGAACAACGCCACACTGGTCGTGGCTGGCGACGTGACATCCGCAGAGGTGTTCGCGCTGGCGCAGCGCTATTACGGCGCGATCCCGAAGCGCACCATGCAGCCGCGCCGGAATTACGACGAGCCGAAGCAGCGCGGCATCAAGCGGCTGGTGGTAAAGGCGCCCGCCGAACTGCCGCACCTGGTGATGAGCTTCCACGCGCCGACTATCAAGGATCCGGCGCAGGACTGGAAACCCTACGCGCTGGAAATACTCGCGGGCGTGCTGGACGGCAACGAATCGGCTCGCCTGAACAAGCACCTGGTGCGTGAGCAGCAGGTCGCCAGCGGCGTGGGCGCGGGTTACGACTCGGTGTCGCGCGGTCCCAGCCTGTTCACTCTTGAAGCGACGCCCACCGAGGGAAAGACGGTGATCGACGTCGAAGTCGCGCTGCGCAAGGAGATCGAGCAATTGGTGAAGGATGGCGTGAGCGAGGAGGAGCTGCAGCGCGTCAAGGCTCAGGTGACGGCGGGCGAAGTGTACAAGCTGGATTCGGTGTTCTACCAGGCGATGCAGATCGGCCAGATGGAAAGCATCGGCTTGGGGCATCGCGCCATCCCGCTGATGCTGAAGAAACTTCAGGCGGTCACAGCCGATCAGGTACGCCAGGTTGCCGAGGAGTTCTTGCTGGACGACAACCTCACCGTTGCGGTGCTCGATCCGCAGCCACTTTCCGGAAAACCGAAACGCCCCTCCCAAGGAGCCACCCATGTTCGTTAAATCTGTCTTCGCCGCGGCCTTGTGCTGTGTCGCGTCCGTCGCCTTCGCCACGCCCAGCATCCAGCACTGGCAGAGCGCCAGCGGTGCGAAGGTGCTGTTCGTCGAGGATCACGACATCCCGATGCTGGACGTGGCGGTGAGCTTCCCCGCCGGCAGTAGCTTCGATACGGCTGACAAATCCGGCGTCGCAGGGCTGACCCACCACCTGCTCGACCTGGGTTCGGAGGGGCTGACCGAGGACGAGATCGCGCGCGGCATGGCGGACGTCGGTGCGCAGTTCGGCGGCAGCTTCGACCAGGATCGTGCGAGCGTGTCGCTGCGTACGCTGAGCAGCGCCGCCCAGCGCGACAAGGCGCTGGACATCATGGCACGTGTGCTGCAGCGCCCGCTGTTCCGCGGGGAGATATTGGCGCGCGAGAAGGCACGCGTGATCGCGGCGCTGAAGGAAGCCGAGACCCAGCCGGAGAGCATCGCCGACAAGGCGTTCCAGAAGGCAGTGTATGGCACGCACCCGTATGCACTGCGGGTCTCCGGCGAGGTCGCCAGCGTGGAGCAGACCTTCGTGCAGGATCTGCGTGCCTTCTATGATGCTCACTATCAGGCCGGCGGGGTGGTGGTCGCCATCATGGGCGATGCATCGCGCGCGCAGGCCGAGGCCATCGCGGAGCAGTTGACCGCGCAGTTGCCGAAGGGGGGCGCCCCGGCCGCGTTGCCACCGGTCGCGACGAAGATCGCTGCGAGCGAGCAGCGTATCGCCCATCCGGCCAGCCAGAGCCACATCCTGGTCGGAGCTCCGGGCATGGCGCGCAGCGACCCGGACTACTTCCCGCTGTATGTCGGCAATTACATCCTTGGCGGCGGGGGCTTCGTCTCGCGCCTGATGAACGAAGTGCGCGAGAAGCGCGGTATGGCCTACAGCGTGTACAGCTACTTTATGCCGATGAAGCAGCCCGGCGCGTTCCAGATCGGTCTGCAGACCAAGAAGGAGCAGGCCGACGAAGCCCTGCAACTGGTGCGCACTACGCTGGCGGAATTCATCGCCAAGGGCCCGACCGAGAAGGAGCTGGTCGCCGCCAAGCAGAACATCGTCGGCGGCTTCCCGCTGCGCATCGACAGCAACCGCAAGATACTCGACTACCTGAGCATGATCGGCTTCTACGACCTGCCGCTGACCTATCTGGACGACTTCCCGCGCAAGGTCGAGCAGGTCAGCGTGGCGCAGATCCGCGAGGCGTTTGCGCGCCACCTCGACCCCAAGGCCATGGCGACGGTGATCGTCGGCGCACCTCAGGGAGAACGAAAATAAATAAGGTACGCATCATCGGCGGCGAGTTGCGCAGCCGCGTCATCACCTTTCCCGACGCGGTCGGCCTGCGCCCCACGCCGGACCGCGTGCGCGAGACGCTGTTCAACTGGCTGGGCCAGACTTTGTACGGGCGTACCTGCCTCGACCTGTTCGCGGGCAGCGGGGCGCTGGGCTTCGAGGCCGCGTCGCGCGGCGCCGAGCAAGTGGTCATGGTGGAGAAAAACCCTGTCGTCGAGAGGGTGTTACGGGACAATATCCGTAAGTTGGGCTGCGCCAATGTAGCCGTACGGGGGCAGGATGGGCTAGAATTCGCGCGCCGTGAAACGCAGCGCTACGATGTGATCTTCCTCGACCCGCCGTTTAACAGTGATTACCTCCCCAAACTGCTGGAAATCCTGCCGCAACGCCTCAGCGAAAACGGCGTGGTGTATATGGAAGCCGGCGCGGGGCTGGACGTGCCACAGCCCTGGCAGGTGCTCAAGTCGGGCAAGGCGGGGCAGGTGCATTACCAATTGATAGGTTTACGCAACAATGATTAAGGTGGTTTATCCCGGGACGTTCGATCCCATCACGCGCGGGCATGAGGACGTGGTGCGTCGCGCCGCGGGACTGTTCGGCGAGGTCATCGTCGCGGTGGCGGAAAGCCGCGTGCAGACCCTGTTCACGCGGGAGGAGCGCGTGAACATGGCGCGCGAGGTATTCGCCGAATTTACCAATGTGCGCGTCGAAGGTTTCAACGGCCTGCTGATGAATTTCGTGAAAGAACACGATGCACGGGTGGTGCTGCGCGGTTTGCGCGCGGTTTCGGATTTCGAGTACGAATTCCAGCTGGCGGGAATGAACCGCAACCTCTATCCCGAGGTCGAAACACTGTTTTTGACGCCGGCAGAGCAGTA includes these proteins:
- a CDS encoding Nif3-like dinuclear metal center hexameric protein, producing MLLNELRDYNASLLQTALFKDYCPNGVQVEGRADVRRIATAVSASQQVLDEAIAWGADAILVHHGYFWRSEDSAITGIKKRRIARLLKEDVSLLAYHLPLDAHPELGNNARLGKLLGLVEQGRFGDQGIARVGSLEHSQTLTQFVQQVEHGLQRTPQVIGDMSKRISAVAWCSGGAQGYFEAAIAQGVDAYITGEISEQNFHLAQESGVAFIAAGHHATERYGIQALGEHLAAHFDLTHRFIDQANPV
- a CDS encoding cytochrome b, whose translation is MKTLPGKLVNWIDERFPLTATWKAHVSEYYAPKNFNFWYFFGSLALLVLVIQIVSGIFLTMNYKPDALFAFASVEYIMRDVQWGWLLRYIHSTGASMFFVVVYLHMFRGLMYGSYRKPRELLWIIGMIIYLALMGEAFMGYLLPWGQMSFWGAQVIVNLFSSVPFVGPDLSILIRGDFVVSDTTLNRFFALHVIAIPLILVLIVVAHLVALHEVGSNNPDGIEIKKHKDANGKPLDGIPFHPYYTVKDGVGVVGFLIIFCAIIFFAPDMGGYFLEYNNFVPANPMKTPVHIAPVWYFTPYYAILRAVPPMFGSQFPGVVAMGVATVIFFFLPWLDRGKVKSIRYRGPIYKTFLTLFVISFIGLGYLGLMPATPTYTLISRVLAVVYFAFFFLMPWYTKIDKTKPEPSRVTFK
- a CDS encoding cytochrome c1 gives rise to the protein MNAIKKLWMLALLLPAMAIANPAEEHLDKAPVDLKDKVSLQRGAKLFTSYCLSCHSASYMRYNRLRDIGMTEEQIKKEIVLPEGVKLGSTMPAAMDKEAAKQVYGVAPPDLSVISRSRSPDWLYTYLRSFYVDSSRPSGWNNAIFPNVGMPHVLADMQGEQELRIEKYEGAEVKKVSLVKPGSMKPAEYDAAVADLVNYLVFMGEPAKLVRYDLGLIVLGFLFVLFVLVFALKREYWKDIH
- the petA gene encoding ubiquinol-cytochrome c reductase iron-sulfur subunit, translating into MTEHVDRSKRRLLIAATTAAGGVAAAGAGAPFVLSLMPSERAKAAGAPVEVDVSTIPPGMMISVEWQGKPVWIVHRTQEMLDMLAKHDDELADPGSAVPQQPAYCNNKYRSIKPEYLVVLGICTHLGCSPTYRPEVAPVDLGEKWAGGWFCPCHGSRFDLAARVYKGVPAPTNLIVPPHKYLSDGRLLVGDDSKEAA
- a CDS encoding glutathione S-transferase N-terminal domain-containing protein, with the protein product MMRLYSGTTCPYSHRCRIVLYEKGMDFEVIDVDLMGRAEDIAVINPYNKVPVLVERDLILFEANIINEYIDERFPHPQLMPPDPVMRGRARLFLHRFEQELYSQVDIIEQNGKGADKARAAIRDNLTQIAQILTKQKFLLGDEFSMLDVAIAPLLWRLDHYGIQMGKEAAPLMKYAERLFSRQGFIDALTPSERAMRK
- the rpoH gene encoding RNA polymerase sigma factor RpoH; the protein is MNTAMTFPVPSAVGSLESYIQAVNRFPVLSQEEEFALATRFKTESDLNAARQLVLSHLRVVVSVARGYAGYGLPQADLIQEGNIGLMKAVKRYDPDRGVRLVSFALHWIRAEIHEFVVRNWRMVKIATTKAQRKLFFNLRSMKQGLEPLKPQQVSEIAQQLNVSERDVVEMEMRFAGHDVALEPSGSDEDDSYAPIQYLADSEEHEPSRILETVERERLQTSGLSGALAGLDERSRRIIEARWLSEGETATLHELAAEFNVSAERIRQIEQKALSKMQATLALPAA
- the ftsX gene encoding permease-like cell division protein FtsX, translating into MMHALTQHLAVLRSVLRRMFASKLGGLLNILVIGIALSLPAGMYVLLKNVQGLVEQLSGTPQISLFLAMDAKADNVDSLRQRLSSHPAVASVEFVARDRALEQLKRSTGLADVIGGLDRNPLPDAFIVSPKPDEAQSLDALRAELAKLPKVEQAQLDSAWAYKLEALLRFGRLAVLILASLLSLALIAVTFNTIRLQILTQRDEIEVSRLIGATDGFIRRPFLYFGALQGLLGGLAAWLIVSAGLWLLNRPLGELSQLYSSQFVLHPLSPGDSLSLLLFSLYLGWLGAWLSVARHLSQIER
- a CDS encoding ClpXP protease specificity-enhancing factor, whose amino-acid sequence is MGDLSTRPYLIRAIYEWCVDSGLTPYLAVRVNSRTHVPMAYVKDGEIVLNLSAGAVRNLEMGNEFITCNGRFGGTPFDLLVPIEAVIGIFAKETGQGLVFQGGEPPPPATESDGEDSKSKQRPQLRVVK
- the ftsE gene encoding cell division ATP-binding protein FtsE translates to MIRFNQVSKRYPGGYEALRNVSFDIAEGEMVFLTGHSGAGKSTLLKLVAAIERPNSGSVLVNNQNVGVLKGGALPYLRRNLGIIFQDHKLLFDRSVFDNVLLPLQICGFDHRESAKRVRAALDKVGLLKREKANPIALSGGEQQRLCIARAIVNRPSILLADEPTGNLDAAYAQEIMDIFRSFHQVGVTLLISTHDESVLQDAGVRRLALKQGELQPTSTGSGPA
- a CDS encoding M16 family metallopeptidase; this encodes MRIYLFCFALLLGAAAQAEVFERTLPNGLKVIVKEDHRAPVVVQQIWYKVGSMDERTGVTGIAHVMEHLMFKGTATVPAGEFSRRIAAAGGRENAFTSYDYTAYFQQLHKSKLPLAMQLESDRMRNLSLSAGEFGKEVKVVMEERRLRTDDEAHALLQETMMATIYEEHPYHHPVIGWMNDLELLTVGDAKAWYDRWYAPNNATLVVAGDVTSAEVFALAQRYYGAIPKRTMQPRRNYDEPKQRGIKRLVVKAPAELPHLVMSFHAPTIKDPAQDWKPYALEILAGVLDGNESARLNKHLVREQQVASGVGAGYDSVSRGPSLFTLEATPTEGKTVIDVEVALRKEIEQLVKDGVSEEELQRVKAQVTAGEVYKLDSVFYQAMQIGQMESIGLGHRAIPLMLKKLQAVTADQVRQVAEEFLLDDNLTVAVLDPQPLSGKPKRPSQGATHVR
- the ftsY gene encoding signal recognition particle-docking protein FtsY translates to MFSFLKKNSSATAEAKPDGGWIARLKSGLARTGNQITDLFSRGGKIDEDLYEELETILITADVGMTATNALLADLRHLVRERRLSEAEQLKEALAECLLKLLKPLAQPLQADTHKPYVIMMCGVNGAGKTTSIGKLAKYLQGQGLSVLLAAGDTFRAAAREQLMTWGERNNVTVIAQQSGDAAAVIYDAVQAAQARKIDVVLADTAGRLTTQAHLMEEIKKVKRVIAKALPEAPHEVLLVLDANTGQNALSQVKAFDEALGVTGLILTKLDGTAKGGVIAAIAKAHPIPVRFIGVGEGLDDLRPFDAEDFVTALLGLEA